The following are from one region of the Salvia splendens isolate huo1 chromosome 2, SspV2, whole genome shotgun sequence genome:
- the LOC121760687 gene encoding GABA transporter 1-like isoform X1, giving the protein MGGAQPTSEEVHDGKPPPLATAEKELDAGAQFVLKSRGSWIHCGYHLSTSIVAPALLSLPFAFGSLGWTAGILCLLIGALVTFYSYNLLSLVLEHTAQLGHRHLRFRDMANHTLGARWGKYYVGPIQFLVCYGAVVGCTLLGGQCIKAIYLLSNPEGNMKLYEFVIIFGGLMLILAQIPSFHSLRHINLVSLVLSLTYSACATAGSVYIGTSSKGPRKDYSLNGDHQTRIFGIFNAMAIIATTYGNGIIPEIQATLAPPVKGKMFKGLCICYAVVLTTFFSVSISGYWAFGNLAQGLVLNNFLEDGKPLLPKWFILMTNAITILQLSAVAVVYLQPTNEILERTFADAKKGEFSARNVVPRLISRSLSVAVATTIAAMLPFFGDINALIGAFGFMPLDFVLPFVLFNATFKPSKRGLTFWVNTSIAVVFSVIGVVAAVAAVRQIILDAKTYRLFANV; this is encoded by the exons ATGGGAGGTGCCCAACCAACTTCCGAAGAGGTTCATGACGGCAAACCTCCTCCTCTGGCCACCGCCGAAAAGGAACTAGACGCCGGTGCACAATTTGTTCTCAAATCCAGAG GATCGTGGATACACTGCGGGTACCATTTGTCGACGTCAATCGTAGCTCCGGCGTTGTTGAGCCTTCCCTTTGCATTTGGTTCATTGGGATGGACGGCTGGGATTTTATGTCTGCTGATCGGAGCGCTGGTGACATTCTACTCATATAACTTGCTCTCTCTGGTGCTGGAACACACTGCTCAATTGGGGCACCGCCACCTCCGGTTTCGCGATATGGCCAATCACACATTAG GAGCAAGGTGGGGCAAATATTATGTTGGACCAATTCAATTCCTGGTGTGCTATGGTGCTGTAGTTGGGTGTACGCTTTTGGGAGGACAGTGCATCAAG GCTATATACTTGCTGTCAAATCCCGAAGGAAACATGAAACTCTATGAATTTGTGATAATATTTGGTGGGCTAATGCTAATATTAGCTCAAATCCCATCTTTTCATTCGTTGAGACATATCAACTTGGTTTCTTTGGTACTATCCCTCACCTACAGTGCATGCGCTACTGCTGGTTCTGTATATATTG GGACCTCATCCAAGGGACCAAGAAAAGATTACTCTTTAAACGGAGACCACCAAACTCGAATTTTTGGTATCTTCAATGCAATGGCCATTATCGCAACCACTTATGGCAATGGGATCATCCCAGAGATACag GCGACACTAGCGCCTCCGGTGAAGGGGAAGATGTTCAAGGGGCTATGCATTTGCTATGCAGTTGTACTCACAACTTTCTTCAGTGTTTCCATTTCTGGATATTGGGCATTTGGAAACCTAGCTCAAGGCCTAGTTCTCAACAACTTCTTAGAAGACGGCAAACCGCTCTTGCCCAAATGGTTCATTTTGATGACCAATGCCATCACGATTCTGCAGTTATCAGCTGTTGCCGTG GTGTACTTGCAACCAACAAACGAGATTCTTGAACGAACATTTGCAGATGCCAAGAAGGGGGAGTTCTCTGCACGCAACGTGGTTCCGAGGCTGATCTCGAGGTCGCTCTCCGTAGCTGTGGCAACCACCATCGCTGCAATGCTCCCGTTTTTTGGGGACATCAACGCACTCATTGGGGCATTTGGATTCATGCCTCTTGACTTTGTGCTTCCTTTTGTGTTGTTCAACGCAACGTTCAAACCATCAAAAAGGGGGCTTACCTTTTGGGTGAATACTTCCATTGCTGTGGTGTTCTCAGTAATAGGGGTTGTAGCGGCAGTGGCAGCAGTGAGGCAGATCATTCTCGATGCCAAAACATACCGATTGTTTGCCAATGTATGA
- the LOC121760687 gene encoding GABA transporter 1-like isoform X2: MGGAQPTSEEVHDGKPPPLATAEKELDAGAQFVLKSRGSWIHCGYHLSTSIVAPALLSLPFAFGSLGWTAGILCLLIGALVTFYSYNLLSLVLEHTAQLGHRHLRFRDMANHTLGARWGKYYVGPIQFLVCYGAVVGCTLLGGQCIKAIYLLSNPEGNMKLYEFVIIFGGLMLILAQIPSFHSLRHINLVSLVLSLTYSACATAGSVYIGTSSKGPRKDYSLNGDHQTRIFGIFNAMAIIATTYGNGIIPEIQATLAPPVKGKMFKGLCICYAVVLTTFFSVSISGYWAFGNLAQGLVLNNFLEDGKPLLPKWFILMTNAITILQLSAVAVYLQPTNEILERTFADAKKGEFSARNVVPRLISRSLSVAVATTIAAMLPFFGDINALIGAFGFMPLDFVLPFVLFNATFKPSKRGLTFWVNTSIAVVFSVIGVVAAVAAVRQIILDAKTYRLFANV, from the exons ATGGGAGGTGCCCAACCAACTTCCGAAGAGGTTCATGACGGCAAACCTCCTCCTCTGGCCACCGCCGAAAAGGAACTAGACGCCGGTGCACAATTTGTTCTCAAATCCAGAG GATCGTGGATACACTGCGGGTACCATTTGTCGACGTCAATCGTAGCTCCGGCGTTGTTGAGCCTTCCCTTTGCATTTGGTTCATTGGGATGGACGGCTGGGATTTTATGTCTGCTGATCGGAGCGCTGGTGACATTCTACTCATATAACTTGCTCTCTCTGGTGCTGGAACACACTGCTCAATTGGGGCACCGCCACCTCCGGTTTCGCGATATGGCCAATCACACATTAG GAGCAAGGTGGGGCAAATATTATGTTGGACCAATTCAATTCCTGGTGTGCTATGGTGCTGTAGTTGGGTGTACGCTTTTGGGAGGACAGTGCATCAAG GCTATATACTTGCTGTCAAATCCCGAAGGAAACATGAAACTCTATGAATTTGTGATAATATTTGGTGGGCTAATGCTAATATTAGCTCAAATCCCATCTTTTCATTCGTTGAGACATATCAACTTGGTTTCTTTGGTACTATCCCTCACCTACAGTGCATGCGCTACTGCTGGTTCTGTATATATTG GGACCTCATCCAAGGGACCAAGAAAAGATTACTCTTTAAACGGAGACCACCAAACTCGAATTTTTGGTATCTTCAATGCAATGGCCATTATCGCAACCACTTATGGCAATGGGATCATCCCAGAGATACag GCGACACTAGCGCCTCCGGTGAAGGGGAAGATGTTCAAGGGGCTATGCATTTGCTATGCAGTTGTACTCACAACTTTCTTCAGTGTTTCCATTTCTGGATATTGGGCATTTGGAAACCTAGCTCAAGGCCTAGTTCTCAACAACTTCTTAGAAGACGGCAAACCGCTCTTGCCCAAATGGTTCATTTTGATGACCAATGCCATCACGATTCTGCAGTTATCAGCTGTTGCC GTGTACTTGCAACCAACAAACGAGATTCTTGAACGAACATTTGCAGATGCCAAGAAGGGGGAGTTCTCTGCACGCAACGTGGTTCCGAGGCTGATCTCGAGGTCGCTCTCCGTAGCTGTGGCAACCACCATCGCTGCAATGCTCCCGTTTTTTGGGGACATCAACGCACTCATTGGGGCATTTGGATTCATGCCTCTTGACTTTGTGCTTCCTTTTGTGTTGTTCAACGCAACGTTCAAACCATCAAAAAGGGGGCTTACCTTTTGGGTGAATACTTCCATTGCTGTGGTGTTCTCAGTAATAGGGGTTGTAGCGGCAGTGGCAGCAGTGAGGCAGATCATTCTCGATGCCAAAACATACCGATTGTTTGCCAATGTATGA
- the LOC121760687 gene encoding GABA transporter 1-like isoform X3, whose protein sequence is MGWLVQVPIEMLLLLNFVVSHKSGARWGKYYVGPIQFLVCYGAVVGCTLLGGQCIKAIYLLSNPEGNMKLYEFVIIFGGLMLILAQIPSFHSLRHINLVSLVLSLTYSACATAGSVYIGTSSKGPRKDYSLNGDHQTRIFGIFNAMAIIATTYGNGIIPEIQATLAPPVKGKMFKGLCICYAVVLTTFFSVSISGYWAFGNLAQGLVLNNFLEDGKPLLPKWFILMTNAITILQLSAVAVVYLQPTNEILERTFADAKKGEFSARNVVPRLISRSLSVAVATTIAAMLPFFGDINALIGAFGFMPLDFVLPFVLFNATFKPSKRGLTFWVNTSIAVVFSVIGVVAAVAAVRQIILDAKTYRLFANV, encoded by the exons ATGGGGTGGCTGGTGCAGGTCCCTATCGAAATGTTACTATTATTGAATTTTGTTGTCAGTCATAAATCAg GAGCAAGGTGGGGCAAATATTATGTTGGACCAATTCAATTCCTGGTGTGCTATGGTGCTGTAGTTGGGTGTACGCTTTTGGGAGGACAGTGCATCAAG GCTATATACTTGCTGTCAAATCCCGAAGGAAACATGAAACTCTATGAATTTGTGATAATATTTGGTGGGCTAATGCTAATATTAGCTCAAATCCCATCTTTTCATTCGTTGAGACATATCAACTTGGTTTCTTTGGTACTATCCCTCACCTACAGTGCATGCGCTACTGCTGGTTCTGTATATATTG GGACCTCATCCAAGGGACCAAGAAAAGATTACTCTTTAAACGGAGACCACCAAACTCGAATTTTTGGTATCTTCAATGCAATGGCCATTATCGCAACCACTTATGGCAATGGGATCATCCCAGAGATACag GCGACACTAGCGCCTCCGGTGAAGGGGAAGATGTTCAAGGGGCTATGCATTTGCTATGCAGTTGTACTCACAACTTTCTTCAGTGTTTCCATTTCTGGATATTGGGCATTTGGAAACCTAGCTCAAGGCCTAGTTCTCAACAACTTCTTAGAAGACGGCAAACCGCTCTTGCCCAAATGGTTCATTTTGATGACCAATGCCATCACGATTCTGCAGTTATCAGCTGTTGCCGTG GTGTACTTGCAACCAACAAACGAGATTCTTGAACGAACATTTGCAGATGCCAAGAAGGGGGAGTTCTCTGCACGCAACGTGGTTCCGAGGCTGATCTCGAGGTCGCTCTCCGTAGCTGTGGCAACCACCATCGCTGCAATGCTCCCGTTTTTTGGGGACATCAACGCACTCATTGGGGCATTTGGATTCATGCCTCTTGACTTTGTGCTTCCTTTTGTGTTGTTCAACGCAACGTTCAAACCATCAAAAAGGGGGCTTACCTTTTGGGTGAATACTTCCATTGCTGTGGTGTTCTCAGTAATAGGGGTTGTAGCGGCAGTGGCAGCAGTGAGGCAGATCATTCTCGATGCCAAAACATACCGATTGTTTGCCAATGTATGA